CACTGAACTCTGCGGGGAAATTATCAAGGCGCTCCATGTTCGGACCGAAGCAAAAGATTGGGAGCAATTTGAACTGAAACGAGTGAGCGGGGATCCGAGCCAACCCATTTTGCTTCGCGGATTTGGCCTACCTGATCGTGCCGGTGTGGAGCATGCTCGCCTGGTGGTCACCATGGAAGAGCTTGGAAGAAGGCAGAACCTCAATACCGACCATGCCCGCGAAAAATTCCAGCTCACGAATCGTGAACAAGCCGTGGTGGAACATTTGGCCAAAGGATGGACCAATAAAGAGATCGCAAATGCTCTCCTCATTACAGAGCAAACAGTTAAAGAGCACATCAAACACATTATGCGAAAGACGACGGCGACAACCCGCACAGGCATTCTAGTCCAGATCTTCAACTCATAACTTCCCGCTTACACCTCTGTTGCAAAGACACCACACTGAGCGATCTTCACAACATCCCACCCGTGCTCACTGAAATTTACTTTAATAAATTCAGCGACTTGCGATTGCGCAACTCAGGTCTATTGATTGCACAGTACCCTCAGTAAGTGATGCGGTGAATCTTTCACCTGAGGAGCCTAGACTTGAAGCAGACCTTCTCCAAGCAATCTATCGGCAGCGTGCTCGGCTTGGCCCTGCTCATTTCAGGGTGCCAGGCCGGTGCGCCTCTCAAAACAGTAGGCCTCGACAACCCTGGATTCATGAACCTTTGGGGAACATATACGCACTGTAAGTCCACCTCAGATCTGGGCGAAACCCAGCAGGCTATGGGAAAACTCACGACGGCCGCCTTGGCTGGCCAGGGACATGACGGATTTGTGCTCCCGATGCCGCAACAACTGGAACGTTTCGTCGCCACGCCGGCAAGCCGCCTTGCCGTGGACGTTCACGCCATGGCAGCGTCGTGCTCTCTCCATGCTGGACAAGTCGCGTTCAGCTCT
Above is a window of Nitrospira sp. DNA encoding:
- a CDS encoding LuxR C-terminal-related transcriptional regulator, with translation MTESTQHADQSDGLADQRAGSGIVVLTAAMQLLHMNRQATELAKKINAAEQAGSAARSAHGVLPTALTELCGEIIKALHVRTEAKDWEQFELKRVSGDPSQPILLRGFGLPDRAGVEHARLVVTMEELGRRQNLNTDHAREKFQLTNREQAVVEHLAKGWTNKEIANALLITEQTVKEHIKHIMRKTTATTRTGILVQIFNS